The following coding sequences are from one Microtus pennsylvanicus isolate mMicPen1 chromosome 1, mMicPen1.hap1, whole genome shotgun sequence window:
- the Serpine1 gene encoding plasminogen activator inhibitor 1: MQTPALACLTLGLVLVFGEGSVLHHESHTIHQATDFGVKVFKHVVQASQDRNVVFSPYGVSSVLAMLQLTTAGKTQQQIQDAMGFKINEKGTAPALRRLSKEITGPWNKNEISTADAIFVQRDLELVQGFMPHFFKLFRTTVKQVDFLEVERARFIINDWVERHTRGMISDLLAEGAVDQLTCLVLVNALYFNGQWKTPFSEASTHHRLFHKSDGSTVSVPMMAQTNKFNYTEFTTPDGHYYDILELPYHGETLSMFIAAPYEKDVPLSALTNILDAELIRQWKGNMTRLPRLLILPKFSLETEVDLRGPLENLGMTDMFNPAQADFSSLSDKEQLSVAQALQKVKIEVNESGTVASSSTAIVVSSRMAPQEVVMDRPFLFVVRHNPTETNLFMGQVMEP; encoded by the exons ATGCAGACGCCAGCACTAGCTTGCCTCACCCTGGGCCTGGTTCTGGTCTTTGGGGAAGGCTCTGTTTTACATCATGAGTCCCACACAATCCACCAGGCCACTGACTTCGGTGTCAAAGTGTTTAAGCATGTGGTGCAGGCCTCCCAGGACCGGAACGTGGTTTTCTCTCCCTACGGGGTGTCTTCGGTGCTGGCCATGCTGCAGCTGACCACGGCAGGGAAAACCCAGCAGCAGATCCAGGATGCCATGGGATTCAAAATCAACG AGAAGGGTACAGCTCCCGCCCTCCGTCGGCTGTCCAAGGAGATCACGGGGCCATGGAACAAGAATGAGATTAGCACTGCGGACGCCATCTTCGTCCAGCGGGACCTGGAGCTGGTCCAGGGCTTCATGCCCCACTTCTTCAAGCTCTTCCGGACCACGGTGAAGCAGGTGGACTTCTTGGAGGTGGAGAGAGCCAGATTCATCATCAATGACTGGGTGGAGAGGCACACCAGAG GTATGATCAGTGACTTACTTGCCGAAGGGGCTGTGGACCAGCTGACATGTCTCGTGCTGGTGAACGCCCTCTACTTCAATGGCCAATGGAAGACCCCCTTCTCAGAGGCCAGCACCCACCACCGCCTCTTCCATAAGTCTGACGGCAGCACCGTCTCTGTGCCCATGATGGCTCAGACCAACAAGTTCAACTACA CTGAATTCACCACTCCTGATGGCCATTACTACGACATCCTGGAACTGCCTTATCATGGCGAAACCCTCAGCATGTTCATCGCGGCGCCCTACGAGAAGGACGTGCCCCTCTCTGCCCTCACCAACATTCTGGATGCTGAGCTCATCCGACAATGGAAAGGGAACATGACCAGACTGCCCCGGCTCCTCATCCTGCCCAA GTTCTCTCTGGAGACTGAAGTGGACCTCAGAGGGCCCCTGGAGAATCTGGGCATGACTGACATGTTTAAcccagcccaggctgacttctcGAGTCTTTCTG ACAAGGAGCAGCTCTCTGTAGCTCAGGCCCTGCAGAAAGTCAAGATCGAGGTGAACGAGAGCGGCACAGTGGCGTCTTCCTCCACGG CCATTGTCGTCTCAAGCCGCATGGCCCCTCAGGAGGTGGTTATGGACCGACCCTTCCTCTTCGTGGTTCGGCACAATCCAACAG AGACGAACCTCTTCATGGGCCAAGTGATGGAGCCTTGA